The genome window GGCAGGATGAGCGTGTTGGTAGTTTGAGCGAGCTTTCCAAACTCCCGCACATACTGCTCAGCAACCCGCAAGTTCATGGCTTCCAGACCTCCAGGACTGTTGAGCGCTTCCGCCACCATGCGCAGACCTTGAGCGGTAGCCGTTGCGATCAATTCAATCTCACGTGCCTGACCCTCGGCCTCATTGATTTGACGCATTTTATCGGCCTCGGAAATGTTAATGGTTTCCTGCTTCATGCCTTCCGACACGTTGATCTTTGCCTGGCGTTCGCCTTCCGACTGAGCGACAACAGCCCGGCGTTCCCGTTCGGCACGCATTTGCTTTTCCAGGGCGTCCTTCACAGAAACGGGAGGCACAATATCCTTAATCTCGTAACGCAGGATTTTAACGCCCCATGGATTTGACGCCTTGTCTACAGCTTCCACCACCTGTGCGTTGATCGTTTCCCGCTCCTCGAACGTGCGGTCCAATTCGATTTTTCCGATTTCAGAACGCAGTGTAGTCTGGGCGAGCTGGGACGCACCGAACTCATAGTTTTCGATACCGTAGCTCGCAGCTTTGGCATCCATGATTTGCATGTAAAGAATGCCATCCACTTCGACTGAAATATTATCCTTGGTGATGCATTGCTGTGAGGGAACATCAATCGCCCGTTCCTTGAGCGAGTGCTTGTAAGCCACCTTGTCCAGAAACGGAATCAGAAAATGAAATCCTGCATCCAGGGTTCGGGAATATTTCCCAAGTCGCTCGACAACAAACTGTTGGCGTTGCGGCACCACCCTTGCTGTTTTGAAGACGGTGATGACGAAGATGAACAAGACCCCCAGGGTCAATAGAGTTGAAGTGCCCATGGTATTGATGGTTTTAGGTTAAAAGATGTAGGCCAACGAGTGCGCTTACTTTTTGCTCACGTAAAGGGTAAGCCCCTCCTGCCGGGCAATCACCACTCGGTCACCGGGAAGCAGTGTATCGCCCGAAACCGCTTCCCAGTTCGAACCTTTAAACTCTACGATCCCGTTATCCCTTCCGTTTTCGAAGCCTCGAATGACAGTTGCAGGTTTTCCGAGAAACTCTTCAACGGCTTGCTCATCTGCACCAATGCTCGAACCCGTGAACCAAGATTTTACGTGCTTTCGAAGGAACCATATCTGCCCAGCAGAAAGTGCCATAAAAATCCAGAAGGGAAGGCCACCTGTTGTCGGAAGGCCAAACTTGAGCATCAACCCGGTAAGAATTGCCGAGGTGCCGAAAAAAACAATAACCGCACCCGGAAGAATAAACTCCAACAGGATGCAAACGAATCCAATAAGGATCCATATTTCAGGGAGATGAAGATTCATGGTAACAGGAATTTAAGAGATGGAAAACTCCATAATAATGAAGTTCGCCCGACTTATAAACCTGAAACGCTCCGAATTATTCGATTCCTGTTTTTTCAATCTTTAGCGTGTGTAGGATAATCTGCAAATTCACAGAGCTGTGCCGTCCATTTTTCCAGAACTCGACCACAGTATTACCAATAAAAAAAACACGGATCTGTATCGAGATATGCATCCGACGGCATGGAAAAACACACCCTCCATACCGTTGCATAGCGAGACCATGGTCCACGGATTTCTCCATCAAACAACACTTCCGGACTCTGCAACTTCATCTCAAGACCTTCGCTCTGTTTGACTTTACCTTCAAACTGCTCGGCCCCTTCAGGAAGCGAAAAGTAAAGGATGCGTTGCTCCATGAAGTCCTGCACTGTTCCCAAGTCCCCCACTTCCAACCCGGGATTTTGCTGGTAGTAGCGTTCCAGCAAAACTCCGCAGCGTTCCAGTTCAAGCGTCGCCGACTCGCAGGCCTTACTCCAGCTTCGGGAACCCGCAAACCCATACGCCATAAAGCCTTGCTTGAATTCCCGACGCACGAGTGCCACTTCATGCTTGGCAAAGGGATGCAGAATTCGGAAACACTCTGTGAACTCTGCTTTTCCTGATCGAATTCCCGGGCAGCGCACTATCGGCAGCAATCCGCTCCACCAGGCTACAATTGCATATCGCTCAATCGCCTCTGCGAGTGCAAACGAGCGAGCCTGACGGGTAAACCATCCCGGGAAGGCAGCCATTCCGTTCGAGGTTGGATCTGCGTCAAATCCAAACCTCTCCCGCTCTGGACCCGAACTGGAGACATGATGCGCCCAGCGTTCCAACGCCTCTGATATCGCTTTGTGGCGAGCAACGAGTGGATTCCGGTCCAAACCGGTGCCATCCATCGCTGCAAAAAGGATATTTGAGAAATCAGCGACACGCAGGCCTGGTCGCAAGCGTGCATTTGCGACCGACCACGTTACGTCTCCAAATTGAATTTTAGATTCTTCCAGTGAATCGATTGGACCGCCATTGGATGCAAAACAATTCGCATATTTAACTGGTGCCAAACTCCGCATTCACCGGAATCAATAGCAAGAATAACAATCCCTCAACGAGGATCTCCGTTTTTCGTGCAGAATGTTACGAATTCACGAATTTCTTGCTTTACATCGGTGTCGTTAGTCATTGGATCTAGGGACTGAGCAGCGTTGGAAAAACCAACGAGCAAAAGGAAAAATGCGACGGTTCCGAGAATTTGATTCTTGAATTGTTTCATGATAGGTACTGGTTATAGGTTAGAGCTACTTTCTAACAAAGTACCGCATAGCTTGAAATGGGCCAAAATACCTGAATTAAGGTATTGCCAGTGCCATCCTGACATGATTCATGTGCCCAATTTTCCAATCTTTCCCCCTCCTTCGACTGTTGATTTGGCTCACATGCGGCATGCTGCTTCCTGTCTTCGTTGCTGCGATCGAACTGGGAAGTCCACAGCAGGAAGTTCACGCCATTCAAGACACGGAACTATCTGAATTCTGGACTGGCATCCGCCTCGATGATGGAAGAATGCTCTTCGCCGGCGACGGTGATACCATCTCGATATATGACGGTTGGAATTGGATAAATCTCTCAATCACATTTCCCGAATCAGTGTGGTGTATGGTTAGCGCCGGAACGAACCAGCTCTGGATTGGGTTGCGCTCTGGATTTGGTCGCCTGACCATCTCTGAAGAGAGTGCCGAATACGTGTCCCTCTCGGGCCTGGTGGAGACAGAAACCAGCTTGGATTCGATCTACCATATCCAAACATTGGGCGACACCGTTTTCTTCTGTGGAAAGGCTGCCATCTACAGCTACAAAAACGACAAGGTCTCCGAACACCGATTCCCGGAAGATGCAGAGCTGTTTCCCTTCACTTTCGACAATGCCGCTTACTGCAAATCCGGAGCCAACCTGTACCAGTGGAATGGGAACCAGTTTGTATTGGAACACTCCTCCCCCGAACTTCTCCAAACCCAGATTTTTCTCGGATGGAAAAATGAAGATGGAACAAAGCAGATCCTTACTCAACGAGGAATCGAGACATTTCAACCGCAACAGATTCTCACCTCTCACCGTTTTCGCGATTTGGGTGCGGAAGGACTGATCCCAGGGCGATCCACCAAGCGGCTCGGAAACTTCCTGTTCACCACTACCAGCAATAAAGGAGCACTGGTCATCAATACAGCAACCCGCTCATCCTATCCCATCATCCCCCGGCATTTTATTGATTTCAAAAATATCGAAGATGTCGTCATCGAAGATGAAAACTTCATCTGGCTGGTCACACGACATCATCTGTTCAGGGTGAACATCAACTCCGGCTCCAGGGTATTCCACTTCACACTCAATCACCCGCATACGAATTACTGGGATCTCGCTGCCATCGGAAACAAGCTCTACTTTTCCTGCAATGAAGGAGTTTATGTCGTCCATCTGTCGCGCCCCCAATCTGCCCCCGAACCTCTCTTTAATAATCTAGTCTACGGACTGACACCTGACGGAAACGATCTCTACCTCTCTACCCCATGGGACTTTGTTCGACTGTATGAAAGTGGTCGGTATGAAAAGGTTCTGGATGATGTGGTTGCGATTGCCTCCGGACTCAATCAGGACGGTTCCGTTTGGGTGTCGACTCAGAATGACGTGCGACGGATACAACCCACCTTGACCGGATGGGAGGAAACCGCCCAGCTCTCCGGTTTCAGGGGAGCTGCTGTTCAGTCTGTTTCCGATCCCGACGGAGCTCTTTGGGTTGTCAGCAACAGCGGTCATCTGGTCCGCTTCACTCAGCCACAAGGCCGGGTGACCCATTACGATCAGACCGCCCAACTTGGGGAGCAACCTTTGCCTGCTTCCGCCTCAAACCTGGGACTTTTCAGTCTGCAGGGATACCCCTTTGCTCTCACCGAAAGATCACTTTATCAATGGAAGACCGAGGCATTGTATGAAGAGGTATCCCCTGCGAATTCCCCTGATACATCGAACGACTGGGAGTGGATCGTCCCGCTGTTCTTTCCGCAGGATTCCAAGATCTGGCTGCTTCGACGACACCAGCGTTTTGGAGGCTACGAAATCGGCCAGCTCACAATGGACCGCACCGGTCAATCCCATTGGAATGGCCAGGCGATCGGAAGTCAGGAGTTTCTCGGCCCCATCCGCAAAATTCAGGAAATTGAAATCGCCGGAAATTCTCTCATCGTCCTCATCGGAACAGATGGTCTACACTTCATCGACCTCGAGCAGTTGCCACCTGTTCTGGCTCCACAAACTCCTGTTCTTCGCTTCGCAACACCAGGCATGCGCCAGCTCTCAAACCGTCAACTCGACGCTGCTTTTGAAGAAGGCAGCGAACTCGTCCCTTCATTCCGATATCATGTTCCTCATTTGCGTTCCGATGAACCCATGTATTTTCAGACCCGTCTCTCTGGCCTGGAATCGCAGTGGAGTGAACCGACCCACCTGACGACACGCTCATTTCCAGGTCTCAAGGACGGTCGCTTCTCCTTTGAGGTTCGGACCGTCAATGGACTGGGGCAGGTGTCCAATCCTGCAGTACTGCACTTTCGCGTACTTCCACCCTGGTACAAAACCGTCCCTGCCTTCGTTGGCTATGCACTCACATTGGTATTGTTTGGATTCATGCTCTTCTACATGCGTCTCAGAGAATCTCATAAACGGCGCATGGAACTTGAACTCAAGGTGAAGGAGCGAACGGCCGAGCTTGAGAAAGCCAATCGCGTCAAATCGGAATTTGTGGCCAACATGAGTCACGAAATTCGAAATCCGATGAATGGCATCATCAACAATGTGAGACTGCTTCGTCCTCATGAACCCGTCGATCCCACACTGCTGCAATCGCTGAGCTATTCGAGCGGATACCTCAATCGCCTGGTACGAAACATTCTCGATTTTTCAAAAATCGATTCTCAAAAACGCACCGTTAGCAAAGCATGGTTTGATCCCGAACCCCTTCGGGCAACCGTCAGCCACTTGTTCAACGACATGGCCAATCGCAGCCAAATTGCACTCATTGTTGCCTATTTTGCTCCTTCCCGCATTTCCATCTACTCCGACCAAAGTCGCATCGAACAGGTGCTCGTCAACCTTATCAGCAACGCCATTCGCTTCACTACGGAGGGTTCAGTCAGGGTAGGCATCCACATTCAGCAAGAAAATGAGACCGAAGCCATGCTGAGTCTCTGGATTCGTGATACGGGAACCGGGATTGCCCCGGAAGACCAGCAGCGCATCTTTGAACCGTTTGAACAAGGTTCGAGTGTCTCGCCAATGGGTCCTGCCGAAAAGGGAACGGGTCTGGGATTGGCAATCGTGAAGGACATCATTGCAACGCTCGGCGGCACACAGGAATTTGAAAGCCAGCTTGGAGAAGGAACCAGTTTCAAAATCAAAATTCCGGTGGCATTGCGAACTCAGGATGAAAATGAGTCCGTTTGGGCAGGGGACTCAGTTCGCCTGAAGGGTCGCTACCTCATCACCGACGACCAGGAATACAATGTCTCCATCTTTCAGGCGTTCATGCAGCAGTGGAATGCCAGTCTCGATGTGGCAAGCTGCGGAAGCGAAGCCTTTGAACTACTGAAGCAATACCGCTATGATGCGATTTTTCTCGATTGGAGTTTACCCGACTACAAGGGTCCTGAAATTGCAAAAATCATTCGTAACGGGAGTTTTCCGCTCAATACCGAAACCCCACTCATTGCCCAGACAGCCTATACCAGTGATTCGCAAAAGGAAGTCTGTCGAATGGCTGGCATGAACGCTTTCATCGAAAAACCATTCAGTCCGGAAAAAATCCTCAGTGAACTCACCCAACTCGTGCCCGACAGAGTTGTCATCGTGCCAACCGATCCGACAGCCTCCAAAGGAAACAAAGATTCCAACGAAGGTCGGGGGAGAAATGACATGAACCTCGAAACCAGCCGCATGATGGCCATGCTGCACAAGAGAAGCCTTGAAGAGGAAGTTAAGATCGAAATCCTATCTCCTGTACAGCAGTTGATTCATGAGATTCACAACCATCACCGATCCCAAAATCTTTCATCCATGCGATCCGCTGTGCACGAGATCAAAAACCTGCTCGGTATCCTGCAGGCACATCGCTCGGTGACCTACTTTGGAGAATTTCAAGATGCCATAGATCGTGGTTCTGAAGCTACCGTTCAACGTTATCTTGACCGCTTGCCGCTCGAACAATCCTGGCTGCAACAATGCGTTGAGGCCTATCTCGCCTTTGAATCTGGATTTAGTCTATCACTGCCTGGAACACTCACCGCCCACCGGGATGCATCGCATGCAGACGTTTCATCCTCTCCAGCTGAGCAGGATTAATGATTCAATCTCTCTTCGTGGGGTTTCCAGAACCCATTGTCGAGTGCATAGCGAATCAACTCAGGAGTGCTGTGCACACCAATCTTGCCCATGATGTTCTTTCGATGGGTTTGCACTGTGCTGGGGCTAAGTCCAACCAGGTTACCAATTTCCTGATCCGAATAACATCCTCCGATCAGTGCTAAAACTTCCTGTTCACGAGGGCTGAGAATTTTCTGAAATGACATCGGCTCTTCGAGCAAACGGTCCCGGATTTTCAGAATTGACGAACTGAAATACGTGCCCCCTGTTGAGACTTTGTGGATCGCTTCCGTCAAGGTTTCCAAGGTCTGAGTGCTCTTATCCAAAAAGCCCTGGAACCCAATCTTGAACGCCCGATGAATGGTCACCGGGTCACTTTCGGATGAAACCGCAAGAATTTTGACCTCCGGATTTTCGGCTTTGAGAATCTCAGCAACGACCAAACCCGAGGTCTGCGGAATGCAGATATCCAGCAGAACCAACCCCGGATTGCTTTCCCGACAAAGTCGAAGAGCGTGGATACCGTCACCTGCAACACCAACCACCTTATACCCAAAAACCGAAGTTACCACGTGCGTCAGAAGCTCCTGGAACAGCTTCTGATCTTCGATGATGGCGATTTCTAAAACGTTGCTAGTCACGGAGGATACCCAATTTAAGGTAGGCGAGTCAGATGGCGATTACAGGAAAAGTCGGTATATTGAGCAATTCATCAACAATGGAACCTTTTTTTAATGCTTCGCTTTTCGACCGAGAACCGCCCAGCTTGCATGATGTGCAAGATTTGGCCAAAGTGTACACTGACTCAAGCGAATTGTTACGCCGTTCAACAATTTCAATCACTGAGATTCCGGAACTGCCTTCTCTTGCAATTCGAGTGAACACTCACACGGTGATCTTGAGTACTCGGCTGCAGTTAGTGCACTTGTTTCCCGATCATACGCTTGAGCTGCAACGTCACATGAGCGGCCCGTTCCACTATGTTGTTCTGGACACAAGCGGACTCGACACGGATCTCGTCCCACTTGAGTCCCTGATCAGTAACCTTCCAAGTGAGCAGCGCATTGCCATTCACAAGGACTGGAGGAATGCACTTTTCAAGGCCATGATCCATGCAGCGCGCGCTCAGCAAGCCGAAGTCTCCAGTTGCTGACACTTGTTGCAATCGCCCTCAATGCATCTGAGCGCAATTCACCGCATTGCTTAGATGCGCAGGTTCCATCTGCGGATCGCCTGCCCCGAGTCCAATGCCACAATCATTGTTTGCGCGGACCTTTTATGATTCTGTCTTTTGCCAATTGAGGAAATCCTTTACATTGTGTTCTTATGCAGAACTTTGTTTTCCACAACCCAACCCGCATCGTATTGGGTCGCCACACGATTCCAAAGCTCCGTAAACTGATCCCCTCAGGTTCCAGAGTGATGCTTGCCTACGGGCACGGCAGCATCAAACAAAACGGGGTCTATGATCAAATCACACAGGCCCTAAATGGATTCGAAACCATCGAATTCTCAGGCATCGACCCCAATCCGAAATATGAGCAATTGCTTCCCGGACTCGAATTGATTCAAAAACACCGAATTCAATTCATCCTTGCAGCAGGAGGGGGTTCCGTAATCGATGCCGTCAAATGGCTGGCTGCCGCGGCCCTGTATGAAGGAGACCCTTGGGACATTCTGACAGGGCAATACAGTGTAAAGGAAGCCCTTCCGATTGGCACGGTTCTCACTCTGCCCGGCACGGGATCGGAAGCCAATGGCAATGCAGTGATCAGTCGTATCGAACCGCTTGCCAAGCGCTCATTCTACTCACCTGCAGTCTTTCCCAGGTTCTCCATACTCGATCCCGAAACGACCTTTAGCCTCCCGAAACACCAGATTGCAAACGGAGTTGCCGACGCATTCACCCATGTCGTCGAGCAGTATTTAACCTACCCCGTCGGAGGACATCTCCAGGACCGCCTTGCAGAAGCCGTCTTTCACACGCTTATCGAACAGGGAGTCCAGGCTGTGGAGAGCACGGACTACGAGATTCGGGCCAATTTCATGTGGGCGTGCACCCTCGCTCTCAATACCCTGCTATCCATGGGGGTTCCTGGAGATTGGGCATCCCACCAAATCGGACACGAACTCACGGCACTGCACGGACTCGACCATGCGCGGACCCTCGCCATCGTGCTACCCAGTCTGTTACGGGAACAGAAAGACTCAAAAAGAGAAAAATTGCTCCAGTTCGGAGATCGCATTTGGGGAATCCGCAGCGGAAGCGAATCCGAACGAATCGAACAGACGATTCAGGCCGTGGAGAAGTTCTTTCGTTCACTCGGCATCGGGGTCCGCTTTTCCGAATACGACTTGGACGCGCGAACGACTCCACAAGAGGTGGCCAATCGGCTTCGATCACAAGGCAGCACTGCCATCGGCGAGCACAACGATATCACACCCGACAAGGTCCAGCGCATTCTCGAAGCAGCGGCATAGAATCCTGCATCGCAGCAATCAGTCCTGTTACACCGCCAATCCATTGCGAAGAAGACCCAGGCTTCAAATCGAAAGTCATGCCTAGCCTACCTTCGAGTCGATACCGAATGCGTCGTGGCTAAAGGGCTTTCACAAAAATTCGGGATGAAATTACCCCGATCAAAACCAACGGTATCAGTGCAGCCGCAATAGGTGCGATCAGCCCGCCTTCCCCCATCACAGTTGAGACATTGGAAACCAGGAAAAACACCATGAACATGCTGATTGCCTTGGAAATGCCTATCATCGGGTTTGTGCGAACTCCGGCAGCCGCAAATGGGACTCCAAAGGTAACCACCAGAAAACATACAAAAGGTGATGCCAGGATGCGGTAGAACCGAATCTGGTAGGGACGGATTTCCGAGTTTTCATGCCCTTCGTGGGCCTTGATCAAGTCTCCAAGCTCCACAAGGGAAAGATCACGCGGTTTCTTGCGCAGCGTCAGCATCAATCCGGGAGGATCTGTGTAGGCTGGTTTCTCAAGGACTTCGAAGGCACGATTTCGGTAGGGTTCATCGCTTTCTCCATCGTAGAACAACTCGTGCCCGTTACGAAAAACCCAATGTCCCGCTGCCATATCAAACCGAGCGGACGCAGCACGAACCCGATAGCGTTCCCTCCCGGACTCTGGATCGATATCATACACCGTCACGTCTTCGGCAAATCCTTCAATCGGAAAAAACACACCGATCAACCAAAGCCGATTCTCCCGAAAGTTCAGCGATCCCAGGTTCAAGATCCTGCGGTCTTTGTCGGGAATCTGCACATCCCCCTCATTCAACCCTCGCAACAGAAATTCCTGCCGCAGGGATTCCTGTGCCCGCACACTCCAGGGAATGACCACACTGTTCAACGCAAAAATCATGAGGGCGCACAACCCTGCCGCTGCGATCAGAGGCGTCGTGATCGTCCAAAGACTGATTCCGGCCGCCTTCATCGCAATGATTTCGTTTTTACGGTGCAGCGAACTCACGCAGAACAGTATGGAAAGCAGCAACATCATCGGAACAATGGACGGCAAATACAGCGGTAGTGCGTAGGCAAAGCTCAGCAAAATCTCAACTGTCGTCGCCCCACGCGTCAGCAAGGCATCCAGGCGATTGTAAACCTCCTGCACGACAAGCAGTCCCAGAATCAATGCCGAGGCGATGCCAAACACCTTCAGCCACTCTGCAAAGATGTACCGCTGGATTCGTTTCCCCATATTCGTTCGACTTCGATTCAGGGTTACATGGAGTATTCCGCATCTCCCTCATGTTCACGCACCTGCAAGTCCCGAGAAAATGCTTCATGCAAGCCCTTCAGCGTGATGTCTTCGTCATGGATGAGCTGATGAAAGTGCCCCTTCTCAAGAAAAGAAGCATCGCCCCCAGCAGAAATCAAAACCGGTGGCTTTCCATGGCGTTGCTCCAGCTCGGCATATACGGGTTCCACCAGAGCCGTAATCATCCCTGCAAACCCCCGCTTGCAACCGATACTGATGGCCTCGCGAGTGCTCTTTCCGATCAGTGCAACATCCTTCCATTCTGACGGATCCACCTCGGGAAGCAGTGCCGTTTTTTCGTGAAGATATTTTGACATGAGGGCAAGCCCCGGAGCGATTACCCCCCCCTCATACCCGCGGTCAGCACTGAGAATATCCAAGGTAACTGCAGTGCCCATATCGATCACAATGGCTGGCACTCCATACTTGGCCTGCGCACCTATCGAATTTGCCAATCGATCCTGCCCGATCTCTGATGGCTTCGGGTAGTCAATGGCCAAACCATGACAGGTTTTCGGATTCAAATTGAATACATGTGAGGTAAAGATACGCAGGTGTTTCATCAGGTGGGGATAAATCCCGGGAACCACCGAGCAAAACGCAATTCCAGATACATTTCCCTTCGAAACCATCCTGTGCAGAATTTCTCCGACTTCCGGCCCGGGGCTTGGTATCTTCAGCGTCGGAAATTTCTCCTTCAGGCACACGCCCTCCTCATTCACAACCGCGATCCGGGTATTGGAGTTGCCAACATCAAGACAAAGCACATTCATTCGTTTTCAAAAGTCATGGTCACCTCCCCGGAGTGCACCGTGTAGAAGGCATTTCCGTCCAAGCGTATGCGCAATTCACCCCGTTCGTCAATTCCGGCTGCGACGCCCGAAACCACACGATTGGCAGCCCGTGCCTGCACGGTTCGATGGGCAAGAAAATCATATTCGCCCCACATTTCCTGGATTTCAGCCTCTTTGGGTGCTTCAAAATAGGCTGTTGACGCGGTGAGCACCTCACGCGCGATCTCTGCCGCAAGCGAATTATAGGCTTCCAACCTTCCCGTCGCCATGCGCAGCGAGATGGCTTTTTGTTCAAGCTCTCCCGTAAAGCTGGAAGCATTCACATTCAGTCCCAAGCCAACAATCAGGTGCTGCACATGATCCGTATCAATCTTTGCCTCTGTGAGAATTCCACCCAGTTTCCGGTCTTCAAGATAGAGATCGTTCGGCCATTTCACCATGACTTTCACGCCAGCGTGCTCCCGCAGAAGGCGTGCCAGACAAAGTCCAATCCACAAGGTATAAATACCCATTCGGGACACGGTCAGATGAGGGCGAAACCCGAGCGACAGGTAGAGGTTTTCCCCATCTTCGCTGTGCCATACATTTCCCCGGCGACCCTTTCCATGTGTCTGCGATCCTGCGATGGCCAACAGTGGTGCAGGTTCCCCACGGTTCAGTCTTCGATCCAGTTCCATATTGGTGCTGTCCACTGAATCAAAGAGGCAACATTGCTCGCTGGGCAGGCTTCCCCCAAAGTGATGCAAAAACGCATCCGCCTCAAAAGTATTCGGCATTTCAAGCAAACGATATCCACGGTTGCGCACGGCTTCAATCTGAAATCCCAGTGTAGCAAAATGATCCATGTGGTGCTTGATGCTGACACGGGATACGCCGAGGTCGTTCGCCAGTTTCCCTCCCGACACAAACTCGCCACAGTGTGAAATCAATACTGCAAGAATCCTGTGTCGGGTATCGGTCATTCGCAGCCTCACCCCATCCCATTTACCCAAACGGTGCAATCCCTTTTCAAAGGGTTTGCAGATCCGATGGGAGGGGAACTCCGGTCACCCATGCGGCCTGCGGTGAACACAGGCCCAACGGGGTTGCTTCACCTGCGCACCAGCCACGATCTGGATGCAAAGACATCAACACCAGGGATCGAATCCGGTGGAGCGACAACCCGCGCTCCCTCTTTCGCCAAAAATGGCTGCCGTTGCAGCACCTCCATAAGACAATCTCCCAATCGGGTAAAATCGCACCCGGCCAGACGTTCCCGACTCAAGCTGCCCTGAACCAATACACCGGAACGTGTTCGCTTGAGCGCTGCACCTGCCACTTTCATCCCCGACTCAGCATCCAGCAGATCATAGGGAGATGGTCGCTCAAAACATGCCTTGGGGGCTGTTTCCCATACATCTGGCTCAAAGAGCTTCACTTGGGGAGCATGGACCTCGCACAGTGCTTCGGCGAGCCATTGATGCAAGCATCCATAAAGCTCGAGCGGCGGCAGAGATGCCCAGTCTGTATCCTTGTGAAGGGCAAGGGCGTAAGTCCAGTCATTCCGGTGATCGACAATGCCACCGCCTGTAGGACGGCGGCAGAGTTCCGCACCCGTAGCTTCGATGCCTTTCACAAAAGCGGAGACTTCTTCATAGCGCTGAGGATATCCAAAAGTGAAGGCACTGTGCGTCCACCCGTAGTGCCGAAACCAGACAGGGCGACCAGAATCAACCTGAGTCAACATCCAGGCATCCAATGCCATGTTGACGGCAGCAGATTCACAGGACTCCAGAAGGATGCAAAGCTTCATTGCGCCAGGATGCGCTGTAAGATGTCTTCCGGGTTCATATCGATGAGTTCGAGCGGAGCGAGTCGGTTTGCATGAAGTTCGGGCAACTCAGCAATGCATTCGCTCAACTGCGGACTCCGGTTGGCCAACACTTCATCCACTCGATCAATCGGAGTGAAAAACGGGGCGTGCTTGAGCACTTCCGGTCGACTGCGGATGAGATCAAGAACGGTTACCGCTACGCGAACAAAACGATCCAGCTCTGCCTTG of Puniceicoccaceae bacterium contains these proteins:
- a CDS encoding biotin--[acetyl-CoA-carboxylase] ligase gives rise to the protein MTDTRHRILAVLISHCGEFVSGGKLANDLGVSRVSIKHHMDHFATLGFQIEAVRNRGYRLLEMPNTFEADAFLHHFGGSLPSEQCCLFDSVDSTNMELDRRLNRGEPAPLLAIAGSQTHGKGRRGNVWHSEDGENLYLSLGFRPHLTVSRMGIYTLWIGLCLARLLREHAGVKVMVKWPNDLYLEDRKLGGILTEAKIDTDHVQHLIVGLGLNVNASSFTGELEQKAISLRMATGRLEAYNSLAAEIAREVLTASTAYFEAPKEAEIQEMWGEYDFLAHRTVQARAANRVVSGVAAGIDERGELRIRLDGNAFYTVHSGEVTMTFENE
- a CDS encoding LptF/LptG family permease, yielding MGKRIQRYIFAEWLKVFGIASALILGLLVVQEVYNRLDALLTRGATTVEILLSFAYALPLYLPSIVPMMLLLSILFCVSSLHRKNEIIAMKAAGISLWTITTPLIAAAGLCALMIFALNSVVIPWSVRAQESLRQEFLLRGLNEGDVQIPDKDRRILNLGSLNFRENRLWLIGVFFPIEGFAEDVTVYDIDPESGRERYRVRAASARFDMAAGHWVFRNGHELFYDGESDEPYRNRAFEVLEKPAYTDPPGLMLTLRKKPRDLSLVELGDLIKAHEGHENSEIRPYQIRFYRILASPFVCFLVVTFGVPFAAAGVRTNPMIGISKAISMFMVFFLVSNVSTVMGEGGLIAPIAAALIPLVLIGVISSRIFVKAL
- a CDS encoding type III pantothenate kinase encodes the protein MNVLCLDVGNSNTRIAVVNEEGVCLKEKFPTLKIPSPGPEVGEILHRMVSKGNVSGIAFCSVVPGIYPHLMKHLRIFTSHVFNLNPKTCHGLAIDYPKPSEIGQDRLANSIGAQAKYGVPAIVIDMGTAVTLDILSADRGYEGGVIAPGLALMSKYLHEKTALLPEVDPSEWKDVALIGKSTREAISIGCKRGFAGMITALVEPVYAELEQRHGKPPVLISAGGDASFLEKGHFHQLIHDEDITLKGLHEAFSRDLQVREHEGDAEYSM